The following coding sequences lie in one Pelecanus crispus isolate bPelCri1 chromosome 27, bPelCri1.pri, whole genome shotgun sequence genomic window:
- the CHCHD5 gene encoding coiled-coil-helix-coiled-coil-helix domain-containing protein 5 — protein sequence MRTAHSVVPAHAHSRSSVRGTGGGMQAALEITARYCRNEMEQYGRCVAASPTSWQRDCHRLRLSMSRCAATHPIVQQIRHDCAEPFAAFEQCLKENQASVMNCSDHVNAFLLCADQVKVST from the exons ATGCGCACAGCCCACAGCGTGGTGCCCGCGCATGCGCACAGCCGCAGTAGCGTCCGGGGCACTGGCGGCGGCAT GCAGGCGGCTCTGGAGATCACGGCACGTTACTGCCGCAACGAGATGGAGCAGTACGGGCGGTGCGTGGCCGCCAGCCCGACCTCCTGGCAGCGCGACTGTCACCGGCTCCGCCTCAGCATGTCCCGCTGCGCCGCCACCCA CCCGATCGTGCAGCAGATCCGCCATGACTGCGCGGAGCCTTTTGCCGCCTTCGAGCAGTGTCTGAAGGAGAACCAGGCCTCCGTCATGAACTGCAGCGACCACGTCAACGCCTTCCTGCTCTGTGCTGACCAGGTGAAGGTCTCCACGTGA